In Gemmatimonadota bacterium, a genomic segment contains:
- a CDS encoding RNA methyltransferase, with the protein MPIYLKNPHSILAVLDKRPQDVIEIRLSSGQGGGAWRTVREQAEEIGVRVFAGGGERQGRSRGGDAEAAIKEHSGCDLAEMFADNAGLFLALDTVQDPQNLGAIFRTAAFFGVRGVLLSRDRSASLTGAAYDVASGGVEYVPFSVQTNLSRALDVAKDAGLWVLGTSEHAEKDLSAFSADRSWLLVLGNEESGMRRLTRDKCDELCRIAPRGAVGSLNVSAAAAICMHHLQKGDYNAR; encoded by the coding sequence ATGCCGATTTATCTCAAAAATCCGCACAGTATTCTGGCGGTGCTGGACAAGCGTCCGCAAGATGTGATTGAGATTCGATTGTCTTCCGGTCAGGGTGGTGGCGCGTGGAGAACTGTGCGAGAACAGGCAGAGGAGATCGGTGTGCGCGTTTTTGCCGGAGGGGGCGAGCGGCAGGGTCGGTCTCGTGGAGGAGATGCGGAAGCTGCGATTAAAGAACATTCGGGTTGTGATCTCGCGGAGATGTTTGCCGATAATGCGGGTCTTTTTTTGGCGCTGGATACGGTTCAGGATCCGCAAAATTTGGGGGCGATTTTTCGCACGGCGGCTTTTTTTGGGGTGCGCGGTGTTTTGCTTAGTCGAGATCGTTCCGCTTCGCTGACGGGCGCGGCATACGATGTTGCTTCAGGGGGCGTCGAGTATGTTCCGTTTTCTGTTCAGACGAATTTGAGCCGGGCGTTGGATGTGGCGAAGGATGCGGGTTTGTGGGTTTTGGGGACTTCTGAGCATGCGGAGAAGGATTTGAGCGCGTTTTCGGCGGATCGCTCCTGGCTTCTGGTGCTGGGAAATGAGGAGAGCGGTATGCGACGTCTTACGCGCGATAAGTGCGATGAGTTATGCCGCATTGCCCCTCGCGGTGCTGTCGGGTCTCTGAATGTGTCTGCCGCCGCCGCGATTTGTATGCATCATCTTCAGAAAGGAGATTATAATGCCAGATAA
- a CDS encoding DUF2231 domain-containing protein, whose translation MDIHPLIAHFPIALLIIGVVCDTIGILNDRDFFLRAGFLLFSLGALTAIPVALTGDSAAEVAQHIDGIAADLDDHDSLGTVTTFIAVALALVRTHFVLKKKFVGFVRYVYLVFGLVTAGLVCAAGYTGGNLVYFYGAGTQPVTSQIELEKRVPRVDRFESR comes from the coding sequence ATGGATATTCACCCTCTTATCGCACATTTTCCCATTGCATTGCTGATCATCGGCGTTGTTTGCGATACAATTGGGATATTAAATGACCGCGATTTTTTTTTGAGAGCGGGGTTTTTGCTCTTTTCGCTCGGTGCTTTGACCGCGATTCCGGTCGCGCTTACCGGGGATAGTGCAGCCGAGGTCGCGCAACATATTGATGGTATTGCCGCAGATTTAGACGATCACGATTCGCTGGGTACGGTTACGACGTTTATAGCTGTTGCTCTGGCACTGGTACGCACGCATTTTGTTTTGAAGAAGAAATTTGTCGGGTTTGTTCGCTATGTGTATCTCGTTTTTGGTCTTGTTACCGCGGGTCTGGTGTGCGCGGCGGGATATACGGGTGGAAATCTGGTTTATTTTTACGGCGCTGGAACGCAGCCCGTTACGTCACAGATTGAGTTGGAGAAGCGCGTGCCGCGAGTCGATAGGTTTGAGAGCAGGTAG